The proteins below are encoded in one region of Candidatus Thiodiazotropha sp. LNASS1:
- a CDS encoding DUF3577 domain-containing protein, producing the protein MSSNETQKYFDLHTTGIGYLNRVQEVTPKEGNPFLSVTIAALRGSVDNVQYTHFECHVSGKKAQQVVRELKPAVEGKLKVLMGFTLSDLYGESFTFKNGDKAGETGVSFKARLLRVSWAKVDGQPFYTVQDDKV; encoded by the coding sequence ATGTCAAGCAACGAAACACAAAAATATTTCGATCTTCACACCACCGGCATCGGTTATCTCAACCGTGTCCAGGAGGTGACGCCCAAGGAGGGAAACCCCTTTCTGAGCGTCACCATCGCGGCCCTCAGGGGCAGCGTCGACAACGTCCAGTACACCCATTTCGAGTGTCACGTGTCCGGCAAGAAGGCGCAGCAGGTCGTGCGCGAGCTCAAACCGGCCGTCGAGGGCAAGTTGAAGGTGCTCATGGGATTCACGCTCAGTGATCTGTATGGCGAATCCTTCACCTTCAAGAACGGTGACAAGGCCGGCGAGACCGGTGTCAGCTTCAAGGCTCGACTGTTACGTGTGTCCTGGGCCAAGGTCGACGGCCAACCGTTCTACACCGTGCAAGACGACAAGGTGTAA
- the parM gene encoding plasmid segregation protein ParM domain-containing protein, giving the protein MTDAAPINPVPVGIDDGYAYTKIALPNGRLFAIPSRGRIGQSAVTWIHQGQQRIFEYETEETHYSVGTLDGAPTHFEGYPWSGLNRVIVQHALQEAGLAGRTTHAVSGLPVSAFYRKSGERRQEAISKKQESLKQAVRPLADVLPAGIAFHEVIPEALAAWYDYVIVEQEGKALLDDARLAVPLAIVDIGGRTTDFVVVKDQGVVHGSSGSLQGGLLDVKQQVANGIQARFDLESLGERIVSRAVEHKSVRLHGRDYDVASLVDAAKHELVERLHAETRRQLGLGNELDRILFVGGGAVALAEHIADWFPHQAIAEHPAFANARGMLKYLRYVCEASDAD; this is encoded by the coding sequence ATGACTGATGCAGCACCCATCAACCCTGTTCCGGTCGGTATCGACGATGGCTACGCCTATACCAAGATCGCATTACCGAATGGCCGCTTGTTCGCCATTCCCTCCCGCGGTCGGATTGGGCAGTCCGCTGTCACCTGGATCCATCAGGGGCAGCAACGCATCTTCGAATACGAGACGGAGGAGACGCACTATTCGGTTGGCACCCTGGATGGCGCGCCCACCCATTTCGAGGGTTACCCCTGGTCCGGTCTGAACCGGGTCATCGTGCAACACGCCCTGCAAGAGGCGGGGCTCGCCGGAAGGACCACCCATGCGGTTTCGGGTCTTCCCGTCAGTGCCTTCTACCGCAAGAGCGGCGAACGCCGCCAGGAGGCGATCAGCAAGAAGCAGGAGAGCCTGAAACAGGCTGTACGCCCGCTGGCGGATGTCCTGCCCGCCGGTATCGCCTTCCACGAGGTGATTCCGGAGGCCCTGGCCGCCTGGTATGACTATGTGATCGTGGAGCAGGAGGGCAAGGCCTTGCTGGATGATGCGCGTCTGGCCGTTCCGCTCGCCATTGTGGATATCGGCGGGCGCACCACCGATTTCGTGGTAGTGAAGGATCAGGGGGTTGTCCATGGCTCCTCCGGCTCCCTGCAAGGCGGCCTGTTGGATGTGAAACAACAGGTCGCCAACGGCATCCAGGCACGTTTCGATCTCGAGAGCCTGGGCGAACGGATCGTCTCCCGTGCCGTCGAGCACAAAAGCGTGCGCCTCCACGGCAGGGACTATGACGTGGCATCCCTGGTCGATGCGGCCAAGCACGAACTGGTGGAACGGCTCCACGCGGAGACCCGCCGGCAACTGGGTCTGGGGAACGAACTGGACCGTATCCTGTTCGTCGGTGGAGGAGCGGTGGCCCTGGCTGAACATATCGCCGACTGGTTTCCCCATCAGGCCATCGCGGAGCATCCGGCCTTTGCCAATGCCCGCGGCATGCTCAAGTACCTGCGCTATGTCTGCGAGGCCTCCGATGCGGACTGA
- a CDS encoding helix-turn-helix domain-containing protein has product MLFFTVRYLLVGAIRMKTDITYGKVQTAEALGRLVRAHRKSRRLTLETVSGLGNLSTRFLSEFERGKETAEIGKILKALRTLGLEVIIQPRGGSPSPSPGSRAGNTREETS; this is encoded by the coding sequence GTGCTATTTTTTACCGTACGATATCTTTTAGTAGGTGCGATCCGAATGAAAACTGACATCACATACGGAAAGGTCCAAACGGCCGAAGCGCTCGGCCGGCTGGTACGTGCGCATCGAAAAAGCCGGCGCCTGACCCTGGAAACGGTCTCCGGGCTCGGTAACCTCAGCACGCGCTTCCTGTCCGAATTCGAACGGGGTAAAGAGACCGCCGAGATCGGCAAGATCCTGAAGGCGCTGCGAACCCTGGGGCTGGAGGTCATCATTCAGCCACGGGGTGGCTCGCCCTCCCCATCACCGGGTTCCCGCGCCGGCAATACCCGGGAGGAGACGTCGTGA
- a CDS encoding ParB family protein, protein MASQVAKGELAKAAIEEPAAMLLDVRCIRPYERNPRQCENPEYDRIKASIRAIGLDQPLVVTQRPGTTDYIVHSGGNTRLLILKELYEENSNDRFAHVRCLIKPWNRESDVLLAHLRENDLRGSLSFIDKARAVFDIKQLLEAELGIEALSQRRLEMALHAGGYALSQGLISRMGYAVKRLLPLIPRALNAGLGRPQVQRIRALDDAAFQLWQRHSLGDEAAFDEVFAALCRRFDDPDWDTGQLQGAFEAEIAEQAEVSINRVRVELDAQLAGEVLTIPEFEDDNGTASETGEAAIPAEKPQMHSLSLQTEPNAVNRGIPCEDPEQNVEHDRATEGNRETIPEATDLAEEASLEAPDSPVEQILTAGQSAPSDLKSLRARAWTLASRLAQRNGIGELVEPLSGKGLGFILRDVPDPALADQLDDETLSQISMVWWHLAACAEMTVAPIASLVPMLPAESVLRRALEQQDAGLLFSGVWTLDPGNTGYRLWRRVGEPDWRDLLNLMDTYRRISHLADETETRLWE, encoded by the coding sequence ATGGCTAGCCAGGTAGCAAAGGGTGAACTGGCAAAGGCGGCCATCGAAGAACCGGCTGCGATGCTGCTGGATGTGCGTTGTATCAGGCCCTATGAGCGCAATCCACGCCAGTGCGAGAATCCCGAATATGACCGAATTAAGGCCTCGATACGGGCTATCGGCCTCGATCAGCCGCTGGTTGTTACCCAGCGACCCGGTACTACTGACTACATCGTCCATTCGGGGGGCAATACCCGCCTGCTCATCCTCAAGGAACTGTACGAGGAGAACAGTAATGACCGATTCGCTCATGTGCGGTGCCTTATCAAGCCCTGGAACCGGGAATCGGATGTGCTTCTGGCCCATCTTCGGGAAAATGATCTGCGTGGCAGCCTGAGCTTTATCGACAAAGCGCGGGCCGTCTTCGATATAAAGCAACTGCTCGAAGCAGAACTGGGTATCGAGGCACTCTCCCAGAGACGGCTCGAGATGGCACTGCATGCTGGTGGATACGCGCTCAGCCAGGGATTGATCTCGCGCATGGGCTATGCGGTCAAGCGGCTGCTGCCCCTGATCCCGCGGGCATTGAACGCGGGATTGGGCAGACCGCAGGTACAAAGAATCCGCGCGCTGGACGACGCGGCGTTTCAGCTCTGGCAAAGACATAGCCTGGGTGACGAAGCGGCCTTCGATGAGGTATTTGCCGCCTTGTGCCGGCGTTTCGATGACCCCGACTGGGATACCGGACAGTTACAAGGTGCATTCGAGGCCGAGATCGCGGAGCAGGCGGAGGTCAGCATCAACAGGGTACGCGTGGAGCTTGATGCCCAGCTCGCTGGAGAGGTGCTGACGATCCCCGAGTTCGAAGATGACAACGGCACTGCCAGTGAGACAGGAGAAGCTGCAATCCCAGCGGAAAAACCCCAGATGCATTCGCTCTCGCTGCAAACTGAACCGAATGCTGTCAACCGGGGTATTCCCTGCGAAGATCCAGAACAGAACGTAGAGCACGATAGGGCTACAGAGGGCAATAGAGAGACTATTCCTGAGGCAACGGATCTTGCTGAAGAGGCGTCGTTGGAAGCGCCTGATTCCCCTGTCGAGCAGATCCTGACTGCCGGCCAATCCGCTCCCAGTGATCTCAAGTCCTTGCGGGCGCGCGCCTGGACCTTGGCGTCCCGTCTGGCGCAACGCAACGGTATCGGCGAGCTCGTGGAGCCGCTTTCCGGCAAGGGGCTGGGATTCATTCTGCGTGACGTGCCTGACCCAGCCCTGGCCGATCAACTGGATGACGAAACCCTGAGCCAGATCTCCATGGTCTGGTGGCATCTTGCCGCATGTGCGGAGATGACCGTGGCGCCGATCGCGTCCTTGGTGCCGATGCTGCCGGCGGAATCGGTGCTTCGCCGGGCGCTCGAACAGCAGGATGCGGGTCTGCTCTTCAGCGGGGTGTGGACGCTCGATCCCGGCAATACCGGCTACCGGCTGTGGCGTCGTGTGGGTGAACCGGACTGGCGTGACCTGCTCAACCTGATGGATACCTATCGCCGGATCAGCCATCTGGCGGACGAGACCGAAACAAGACTTTGGGAGTAG
- a CDS encoding DUF2857 domain-containing protein — protein MEGTKESDLITAVLLYAIRCLAEGDYPALRTMNFGPREIEALREMSLSDLYRIESLRVHCLQIGLDRQSYWPMMDNLRQQRESEETQQTLIAADAPLEMMQTLFGLGPREYSRMRRMLSVDPSVGRPPEPDEESTHRLWHAWVDRAADPVSGPLSPQAYLELQAETGLLMRAIWNLTQRWDQYGDLNNHSEPDAAKRLRVDE, from the coding sequence ATGGAAGGCACCAAGGAATCCGATCTGATCACGGCGGTACTCCTGTACGCGATCCGCTGTCTGGCCGAAGGCGACTATCCTGCGCTGCGCACCATGAACTTCGGACCCAGGGAGATCGAAGCCCTGCGCGAGATGAGCCTCTCGGACCTCTATCGTATCGAGTCCCTGCGTGTCCATTGCCTGCAGATCGGTCTCGACCGGCAGAGCTATTGGCCCATGATGGACAATCTGCGCCAACAGCGTGAGTCGGAAGAGACACAACAGACCCTGATTGCGGCCGATGCGCCGCTGGAGATGATGCAGACGCTGTTTGGCCTGGGGCCGCGCGAGTACAGCCGCATGCGTCGCATGCTCTCGGTTGACCCCTCGGTGGGGCGTCCGCCGGAACCGGATGAGGAGAGCACGCATAGGCTGTGGCACGCCTGGGTGGACCGGGCTGCTGATCCGGTATCCGGGCCACTGTCCCCTCAAGCCTATCTCGAACTGCAGGCCGAAACCGGCCTATTGATGCGCGCGATCTGGAACCTGACCCAGCGTTGGGACCAGTATGGCGATTTGAACAACCACAGTGAACCGGATGCAGCGAAACGGTTGCGAGTCGATGAGTGA
- a CDS encoding type II toxin-antitoxin system HipA family toxin, with amino-acid sequence MIDPDALNVWHEQRLVGYLWRTPVGAIGFRYDPEWIAGGFAISHTLPLRHDEFAAEDALAHRFFANLLPEGGVREHIVRDLKIPNTDFDLLRAIGGECAGALSILSVERTPSGEHHYRRLTDKDLANLAARRGQIYATWPEDERPRLSLAGAQDKCPILLRDDTYFLPQGEAPSSHILKFELADYRHLPAYETFTTLLAGAIGLPVADIELHSIEQIRYAQIARYDRIRDEQGEVQRLHQEDFCQALGYGHEKKYQENGGPAFDQCYRLVQDASSDPAADALHLLRWQIFNVLAGNSDGHAKNLSLLHLPSGEIRLAPFYDLVSTRAIERIDYHLAFEVGGERNPSVITPAHWNEFARKCDIRPRFLANLVEETAALLLENLAATKATFKARFGDYPALQRIEQIVTKQCHGIA; translated from the coding sequence GTGATCGACCCCGATGCCCTCAACGTCTGGCATGAGCAACGCCTGGTCGGCTATCTGTGGCGTACCCCAGTCGGCGCCATCGGGTTTCGCTACGATCCTGAGTGGATCGCCGGCGGCTTCGCGATCTCTCATACCCTACCCTTGAGACACGATGAATTCGCGGCCGAAGATGCCCTCGCCCATCGCTTTTTCGCCAACCTGCTCCCGGAGGGGGGCGTCAGAGAACACATCGTCCGCGACCTGAAAATCCCGAACACGGATTTTGATCTGCTGCGCGCCATCGGCGGCGAGTGTGCGGGCGCACTGTCGATCCTCTCCGTAGAGCGAACACCTTCGGGTGAGCATCATTACCGTCGCCTGACCGATAAGGATCTGGCCAACCTGGCGGCCCGGCGCGGCCAGATCTATGCGACCTGGCCGGAGGACGAGCGTCCCCGGCTTTCCCTTGCCGGTGCCCAGGATAAATGCCCCATATTGCTGAGAGACGACACCTATTTCCTGCCCCAGGGAGAAGCGCCGTCAAGCCACATCCTGAAATTCGAGTTGGCGGACTATCGTCACCTGCCCGCCTATGAGACCTTTACGACTTTACTGGCCGGAGCGATCGGTCTGCCGGTGGCGGATATCGAGCTACACTCAATCGAGCAGATCCGTTACGCGCAGATCGCACGCTATGATCGCATTCGGGATGAACAGGGGGAGGTGCAGCGGCTGCATCAGGAGGATTTCTGCCAGGCCCTGGGGTATGGGCATGAGAAAAAATACCAGGAGAACGGTGGACCCGCCTTTGACCAGTGCTATCGCCTGGTACAGGACGCTTCCAGTGACCCGGCCGCCGATGCCCTGCATCTGCTGCGCTGGCAGATCTTCAATGTGTTGGCAGGCAACTCCGATGGCCACGCCAAGAACCTGTCCCTGCTGCACCTGCCCAGCGGCGAGATCCGCCTGGCCCCATTCTATGATCTGGTCTCTACCCGCGCGATTGAACGTATCGACTACCATCTCGCCTTTGAGGTTGGTGGAGAACGCAATCCCAGTGTGATCACGCCAGCCCATTGGAACGAGTTCGCCAGAAAGTGTGACATCAGGCCACGCTTTCTTGCCAACCTGGTTGAAGAAACCGCGGCCCTGTTACTGGAGAACCTGGCTGCGACAAAAGCGACCTTTAAAGCCCGATTTGGTGACTATCCGGCGCTGCAGCGTATCGAGCAGATCGTGACCAAGCAGTGTCACGGTATCGCATGA
- a CDS encoding DUF6573 family protein gives MSESSTKTTAESVFGEVIVSYTRAQAIEDGVLVDAGPMAKEAGFNWPVALTSAVWADCVAWNDDDSRQKPFQDQAGRLWDVLFMASQAIRTSRGSGDRQLFKLHRVPRDGKAMKAELVTLKLIVGPGDQGEPVITILLPDED, from the coding sequence ATGTCCGAATCTTCAACAAAGACGACTGCCGAATCAGTTTTCGGTGAGGTGATAGTCAGCTATACCCGGGCCCAGGCCATCGAGGATGGCGTACTGGTCGACGCGGGTCCCATGGCTAAAGAGGCCGGGTTCAACTGGCCTGTCGCGCTGACATCCGCCGTCTGGGCCGATTGCGTAGCCTGGAACGACGATGACAGCAGGCAAAAGCCCTTCCAAGACCAAGCGGGCAGGCTTTGGGATGTGTTGTTTATGGCGTCCCAGGCGATTCGCACCAGCCGAGGATCCGGTGACCGGCAGCTGTTCAAGCTCCACCGGGTGCCGCGTGACGGCAAGGCGATGAAAGCGGAGCTCGTAACGCTGAAGCTGATCGTCGGGCCGGGTGATCAGGGTGAGCCTGTCATCACCATCCTGCTACCCGACGAAGATTAA
- the radC gene encoding DNA repair protein RadC, whose translation MKSTETTEPTTEEDRFEGLTPSELNDMEKQSLMALALATLAEQHKPGEILGSPEDTRRYLQIRLADRKNEVFGCLLLDNRHRIIAMAELFQGTIDGSSVHPRVIVQKALELNAAAMLFFHNHPSGVAEPSQADEAITRRLKEALALIDVRVLDHFVVTAGESVSFAERGLI comes from the coding sequence ATGAAAAGTACGGAAACAACCGAACCCACGACGGAAGAGGACCGTTTCGAAGGTCTCACCCCGTCCGAACTCAACGATATGGAGAAGCAATCACTGATGGCACTGGCATTGGCGACATTGGCGGAGCAACACAAACCGGGAGAGATCCTGGGCAGTCCGGAGGACACCCGCCGGTATCTGCAGATCCGGCTTGCTGACCGCAAGAACGAGGTGTTCGGCTGCCTGTTACTGGACAACCGGCACCGGATCATCGCCATGGCCGAGCTGTTCCAGGGCACCATCGATGGCTCATCGGTCCATCCGCGGGTCATCGTGCAGAAGGCGCTGGAGCTCAATGCGGCCGCCATGCTCTTTTTCCACAACCATCCATCGGGCGTTGCGGAACCCAGCCAAGCGGATGAGGCGATCACCCGCCGGCTCAAGGAGGCGCTCGCACTGATCGATGTGCGTGTCCTCGACCACTTCGTGGTCACCGCCGGTGAGAGCGTCTCGTTCGCGGAGCGTGGGCTTATCTGA
- a CDS encoding PFL_4669 family integrating conjugative element protein yields the protein MNSQQAIPQEKENTATGVKQAADGPGALRGQAWLTVQTRQAQQLIRGRNSSTDKPAIIGLVGFADRLRVIWQAARDDDPYADWWLIKVHQALDQARGFIGSHQEELDKQLAQMPALEVEVAQSQRPYRIRLQFANPYAYQGAQLIAAYDTLVRTVMTCRHIGLLDNEDTEGIVKLGARKVRGTFVVPQGYRLLGIDRNRLLRGSGRDPRACQLMGELPEEVLSGERRAPLVPRKVAFPMAVARSLALEPLSYPDRENHDG from the coding sequence ATGAACTCACAACAAGCCATACCCCAGGAAAAGGAGAATACGGCAACCGGTGTGAAGCAGGCGGCTGACGGTCCCGGTGCTTTGCGGGGCCAGGCCTGGCTGACGGTGCAGACCCGCCAGGCACAGCAGCTGATCCGTGGCCGCAACAGCAGCACGGACAAACCGGCGATCATCGGATTGGTAGGCTTTGCCGATCGGTTGCGGGTGATCTGGCAGGCGGCACGTGACGACGATCCCTATGCAGACTGGTGGCTGATCAAGGTGCACCAGGCACTCGATCAGGCGCGTGGGTTCATCGGGAGCCACCAGGAGGAACTGGATAAGCAACTGGCGCAGATGCCGGCCTTAGAGGTGGAGGTGGCGCAATCCCAGCGGCCTTACCGGATCCGCCTCCAGTTCGCCAATCCCTACGCCTACCAGGGTGCTCAATTGATTGCCGCCTACGACACCCTGGTGCGTACCGTAATGACCTGTCGCCATATCGGCCTGTTGGACAACGAGGATACGGAAGGGATCGTCAAGCTGGGCGCACGCAAGGTTCGCGGGACCTTCGTCGTGCCGCAAGGGTATCGGTTACTGGGCATCGATCGAAATCGTCTGCTACGGGGTTCAGGGAGAGATCCACGGGCCTGCCAATTGATGGGCGAGCTGCCGGAGGAGGTGCTGAGCGGAGAAAGGCGCGCACCGCTCGTGCCCCGCAAGGTGGCGTTCCCGATGGCCGTCGCCAGGTCCCTGGCGCTCGAGCCCCTGTCTTACCCGGATCGCGAAAACCACGACGGTTAG
- a CDS encoding STY4528 family pathogenicity island replication protein: MSECGSAVRPETLALDALIQATIEHAGEGEVRHASDSMLFLGNRHTAFPTLVVQDPVLEPVDKLVWMSIRLQASETGGNTAFPSYASIARTANVSSKATIARAIAILRITRWLTLCARLRGKCGRFQGNVFALHDEPLPLGDALHLDSDYMQFLREAAEHRHARVRAVARGALATIDEDIELGRDVCADEHPVTRRIQATEVVEKEMPRRFFAFSAKVMTELRGHSSSRNGPDHQEQNMNPVEAGVQNLHPQNSNPASCSCSETNKTTTTHHSEQKRFVLHGEGEAPLIYPRRLSANQRELADRYLNQVPPDQRQAILDELEGRIRSEQRGMKPLYDEMSFLNSLCKALKKGEFESNLGIRVHEERIARERELQQGKARCADPSAIPGLENLRRQIQAGEGPIAEIRQTLGIRRPSKQAKDSNTP; encoded by the coding sequence ATGAGTGAGTGTGGCTCAGCGGTTCGCCCCGAAACCCTGGCGCTGGATGCCCTGATACAGGCCACGATCGAACATGCCGGGGAGGGTGAGGTCCGACACGCCTCGGATTCGATGCTGTTTCTTGGCAACCGGCATACCGCCTTTCCTACGCTGGTGGTGCAAGACCCGGTACTCGAGCCGGTGGACAAGCTGGTATGGATGAGCATCCGGCTGCAGGCCAGCGAGACTGGCGGCAATACCGCATTCCCCAGTTACGCCTCCATTGCGCGGACAGCCAATGTCTCCTCCAAGGCCACCATTGCCCGTGCCATCGCCATTCTGCGCATCACCCGCTGGTTGACCCTCTGTGCACGCCTGCGGGGGAAGTGTGGCCGTTTCCAGGGCAATGTCTTCGCCCTGCATGACGAGCCCCTGCCACTGGGCGATGCACTCCATCTCGATTCCGATTACATGCAGTTCCTGAGGGAAGCCGCCGAACATCGCCATGCCCGGGTACGGGCCGTCGCCCGGGGAGCGCTGGCCACGATCGACGAGGACATCGAGTTGGGTCGTGATGTCTGCGCCGATGAACATCCGGTCACGCGTCGCATACAGGCGACCGAGGTGGTGGAAAAGGAGATGCCGCGTCGCTTCTTCGCCTTCAGCGCCAAGGTCATGACCGAGCTTCGCGGCCATTCATCCAGCCGAAACGGTCCGGATCACCAGGAACAAAATATGAACCCGGTGGAAGCGGGGGTGCAAAATTTACACCCTCAAAATTCAAACCCGGCCAGTTGTAGTTGTAGTGAAACTAATAAAACTACGACTACCCACCACAGCGAGCAGAAAAGATTTGTACTTCACGGGGAGGGAGAAGCGCCGTTGATCTATCCCCGGCGCCTCTCGGCCAACCAGCGTGAGCTGGCCGATCGCTATCTCAACCAGGTGCCACCGGACCAGCGCCAGGCCATTCTCGATGAACTGGAGGGGCGGATCCGCTCTGAGCAGCGCGGCATGAAACCGCTCTACGACGAGATGAGCTTCCTGAATTCCTTGTGCAAGGCATTGAAAAAAGGCGAGTTTGAATCCAACCTCGGGATCAGGGTCCATGAGGAGCGCATCGCCCGTGAGCGGGAATTACAGCAGGGCAAAGCACGATGTGCAGACCCATCAGCGATCCCAGGGCTTGAGAATTTACGCAGACAGATCCAGGCCGGGGAAGGCCCCATCGCCGAGATACGACAGACGCTCGGTATACGCAGACCGTCCAAACAGGCTAAGGATTCCAATACACCCTGA
- a CDS encoding type IV toxin-antitoxin system AbiEi family antitoxin domain-containing protein, with product MLIHDITPKALGYGKGAFSTVKVEGVELAVATLELTAFEIMYLIPKRQFFDEAMQIIESLTALRPHVV from the coding sequence TTGTTAATACATGACATTACCCCTAAAGCACTGGGATATGGCAAGGGTGCTTTCTCAACCGTCAAGGTCGAGGGTGTAGAACTGGCCGTCGCAACCCTCGAATTGACAGCGTTCGAGATAATGTACCTCATCCCGAAGCGGCAATTCTTCGACGAAGCCATGCAGATCATCGAGTCCTTGACGGCCCTCCGACCACATGTCGTGTAG
- a CDS encoding FlhC family transcriptional regulator, protein MCVGNTDRLLALIARKESEANTPGNIDLVNQARHTLEAVHLVKLGARASLVCQLTGLTKKVVSGLYPLLTGMSSPPGQVPFTDTWYLKCNRRLLHANLVWRLFQHLEIIKRTAAKVLIHVYEVYVEIVDAPLLNLTRAFFVPRLVRIKAWYEQTCDHCGMSYIGPLDNGGSVCPACKEYFNHRCRSCGGALEYHPMGRRKVVCSECYERQRRNKKRLNYGGIDG, encoded by the coding sequence ATGTGCGTTGGTAATACCGACCGGTTGCTTGCCTTGATTGCCAGGAAGGAAAGCGAAGCAAACACGCCCGGTAACATAGACCTCGTCAATCAAGCACGGCATACGCTCGAGGCCGTTCATCTGGTTAAACTGGGTGCCCGGGCTTCATTGGTATGCCAGCTAACCGGACTGACGAAGAAGGTCGTCAGCGGACTCTATCCGCTGCTTACCGGGATGTCATCACCACCGGGGCAGGTCCCGTTCACGGATACCTGGTACTTGAAATGCAATCGACGTCTATTGCACGCGAATCTTGTTTGGCGATTGTTCCAGCACCTGGAAATAATCAAGCGCACCGCTGCCAAAGTGCTGATCCATGTCTACGAGGTCTATGTGGAGATCGTAGATGCCCCCCTTCTGAACCTGACACGCGCTTTCTTTGTACCCCGCTTGGTCAGGATCAAGGCCTGGTACGAACAGACTTGTGATCACTGCGGCATGTCCTATATCGGTCCACTCGACAATGGTGGGTCGGTCTGCCCGGCCTGCAAGGAATATTTCAACCATCGTTGCCGAAGCTGTGGTGGGGCGCTCGAATATCACCCTATGGGAAGGCGCAAGGTGGTCTGTTCGGAATGTTATGAACGCCAGAGAAGAAACAAGAAACGTCTAAATTACGGTGGGATCGATGGCTAG
- a CDS encoding tyrosine-type recombinase/integrase, with the protein MGRERSVKLARGVRIRDYESGVSSIEIQFQYRGVQCKETLTGLDPDKKADQRYAINLKAEVENAIERRTFRYNEYFPNSKRARLFGHAVSNITIKELLENWLKDIERTHPHSTYRCYKKSCQAHLIPEFGDYRARDLTPQAIREWIRNRTGSLKSIRNDLTPLRAILDQALNDDIIDKNPLDKIKVSKLVSRTQAKTGYVVDPFTEDEIKTILTVAKEYDPRIRNILQFAFYTGLRTSELFGLKWGDIDWYNGTVRIQRAIVERKLKETKTKAGTRDIILIPAALEALHDQKQYSCVGVEFVFVRMKQRGPLIDYEHLERPWRYIISRAKIRYRNPYQTRHTYASQLLSGGENPLFVAQQMGHKTTEMIMRHYGRWVEQAEEKHQHVFISNFGQFAQT; encoded by the coding sequence ATGGGTAGAGAAAGGTCTGTTAAGCTCGCGAGAGGCGTAAGAATCAGGGACTACGAAAGCGGCGTAAGCTCTATCGAAATCCAGTTCCAGTATCGTGGCGTGCAATGCAAAGAGACGCTTACTGGCCTTGACCCTGACAAGAAAGCTGACCAGCGCTACGCCATCAATCTAAAGGCGGAAGTAGAAAACGCCATTGAGCGCCGGACATTCCGCTACAATGAATATTTCCCCAATTCGAAGCGAGCCCGTTTATTTGGCCACGCAGTTTCGAATATCACGATTAAAGAGTTGCTTGAAAACTGGTTGAAAGATATCGAGCGAACTCACCCACATAGCACCTATCGTTGTTACAAAAAGAGTTGCCAGGCACATCTAATTCCAGAATTTGGGGATTATCGTGCCCGCGATCTAACTCCTCAGGCGATTCGCGAGTGGATTCGAAACCGCACAGGTAGCCTAAAGAGTATTCGGAATGACCTCACACCTCTTCGCGCCATTCTCGACCAGGCCCTGAATGACGACATTATCGATAAGAACCCACTCGACAAGATCAAAGTCAGCAAATTAGTCAGTCGAACGCAGGCAAAAACTGGCTACGTGGTCGATCCGTTCACCGAGGATGAGATAAAGACCATACTGACCGTTGCCAAAGAATACGATCCACGGATTAGGAACATTCTCCAATTCGCATTTTATACTGGATTACGTACATCGGAACTCTTTGGGCTCAAATGGGGTGATATTGATTGGTATAATGGGACAGTTCGTATTCAGCGCGCCATTGTCGAACGAAAGCTCAAAGAAACAAAAACCAAGGCAGGAACTCGAGATATCATTCTGATCCCGGCTGCACTTGAAGCCTTACATGATCAAAAACAATACAGCTGTGTGGGTGTCGAGTTCGTCTTCGTTCGCATGAAGCAACGTGGACCACTCATCGACTATGAACACCTAGAACGACCGTGGAGGTACATCATCTCACGCGCCAAGATACGTTACCGTAACCCCTATCAGACGCGTCACACCTACGCCAGTCAACTCCTTTCTGGGGGAGAAAATCCTTTATTTGTCGCACAGCAGATGGGCCATAAAACTACCGAGATGATCATGCGCCATTATGGACGCTGGGTGGAACAAGCGGAAGAAAAACACCAACATGTTTTTATCTCGAATTTCGGCCAGTTTGCCCAAACTTGA